Proteins encoded by one window of Pseudomonas coleopterorum:
- the scpB gene encoding SMC-Scp complex subunit ScpB, translating to MNLTDPRDLAPLLEAFLLASGKPQSLERLHELFEEAERPEPAVFKKALEVLGKSCEKRAFELVEVASGYRMQIREKYAPWVGRLWEERPQRYSRALLETMALIAYRQPITRGEIEDVRGVAVNSNIVKTLVEREWIRVVGYRDVPGRPAMFATTKAFLDHFNLKSLDELPPLAVLREMEPESVLDDHDEDAPVPAHLQALADASAEGEGEAPPKDETSFRSLLVELDSMEQGLKIDFDDLLEDTAQTNDSTQTDDER from the coding sequence ATGAACTTGACTGACCCGCGCGATCTGGCGCCGCTGCTTGAAGCCTTTCTGCTGGCCTCCGGAAAACCCCAGTCCCTGGAACGCCTCCATGAGTTGTTCGAGGAGGCCGAACGGCCGGAGCCGGCGGTGTTCAAGAAGGCCCTCGAGGTGCTGGGCAAATCCTGCGAAAAGCGCGCGTTCGAACTGGTCGAGGTGGCGTCCGGCTACCGTATGCAGATCCGCGAGAAGTACGCGCCCTGGGTCGGCCGGCTCTGGGAAGAACGGCCGCAGCGCTATTCCCGTGCCCTGCTGGAGACCATGGCGCTGATCGCCTACCGCCAACCCATCACCCGCGGTGAGATCGAAGACGTGCGCGGCGTGGCGGTGAACAGCAATATCGTCAAGACCCTGGTGGAGCGTGAGTGGATCCGTGTAGTGGGTTACCGCGACGTGCCGGGCCGGCCGGCGATGTTCGCCACCACCAAGGCCTTCCTCGATCACTTCAACCTCAAGAGTCTCGACGAATTGCCGCCGCTGGCGGTTCTGCGCGAGATGGAACCCGAGTCGGTCCTCGACGACCACGACGAAGACGCGCCGGTGCCTGCCCATCTGCAGGCGTTGGCCGATGCCAGTGCCGAGGGTGAGGGCGAGGCACCGCCCAAGGACGAGACCAGCTTCCGCTCGTTGCTGGTGGAACTCGATTCTATGGAGCAGGGGCTCAAGATCGACTTCGATGATCTGCTCGAAGATACTGCGCAGACGAACGACTCGACGCAGACCGACGACGAGCGTTGA
- a CDS encoding saccharopine dehydrogenase family protein: MGTLLIYGATGYTGRMAAERAKVLGLNFEIAGRDAEPLRALSTQLGVPYRVFTLNERPERYLDSISVLLNFAGPFAQTAEALMNACINAGVDYLDITAEINVYRLAERLGAEAAKSDVMLLPGVGWDVATTDSLAVHVAARVAKPHALSIALQVPGSMSRGSAKSVSEIIGAGPLSRVDGELVSTPETQPRYFDFGDGPVLCAPLPFGDLVTAWHSTGIANIAMYVHISGEAFPEGDLAQLADGPDVAHRDAHKARAVAEVVGAYGEMARSRIETVNGYSFTPVAAVEAARRVMEGERQAGFETAARLFGGGFAETIAGTTITDEAVV, translated from the coding sequence ATGGGCACACTTTTGATCTACGGGGCGACTGGCTATACCGGCCGCATGGCGGCAGAACGCGCTAAGGTGCTGGGACTGAATTTCGAAATCGCCGGGCGTGACGCCGAGCCCTTGAGGGCGCTTTCTACACAGCTAGGCGTACCGTACAGGGTATTCACCCTCAATGAACGACCCGAACGGTATTTGGATAGCATCTCTGTACTGCTGAACTTTGCGGGGCCTTTCGCGCAAACGGCAGAAGCCCTGATGAATGCCTGCATCAACGCCGGCGTCGACTATCTTGATATCACCGCAGAGATCAACGTTTACCGCCTTGCGGAAAGGCTTGGTGCCGAGGCAGCAAAGTCCGATGTCATGTTGCTGCCAGGCGTTGGCTGGGACGTTGCGACGACTGACAGTTTGGCAGTGCATGTCGCGGCACGGGTCGCCAAGCCGCATGCCCTGAGCATAGCGCTGCAAGTACCTGGCTCCATGTCGCGTGGTTCTGCTAAAAGCGTCAGCGAAATTATCGGCGCAGGCCCGTTGTCGCGAGTGGACGGCGAACTGGTTTCAACGCCAGAAACACAACCGCGTTACTTCGATTTTGGCGACGGTCCTGTGCTCTGTGCACCGTTGCCATTTGGTGACCTGGTGACTGCATGGCACTCCACAGGCATCGCCAATATCGCCATGTACGTACATATTTCCGGTGAGGCCTTTCCCGAGGGTGATCTCGCGCAGTTGGCCGACGGGCCCGACGTCGCACATCGTGATGCGCACAAAGCCCGCGCAGTGGCCGAAGTTGTGGGGGCCTACGGGGAAATGGCGCGCTCGCGGATCGAAACCGTCAACGGCTATTCCTTTACCCCTGTCGCCGCAGTGGAAGCGGCGCGGCGGGTGATGGAGGGTGAACGGCAGGCGGGATTCGAGACTGCCGCGCGATTGTTCGGCGGTGGATTCGCAGAAACCATCGCAGGCACAACAATCACCGATGAAGCAGTCGTATGA
- a CDS encoding AraC family transcriptional regulator produces the protein MLAKDALLKELRRLASKAENRMTETGIPRVSMIQGDVPKHLLAAVYAPMVNLILQGSKAMTVGERTLRYDPATYFVMSVDLPAVGTLHPASTGEPYLAVSLTLDPTVLSTLISDLPKSTEIFEDNAGFSVAAVTPKLMDAWVRMLGLMETPDEVAALAPIYEREILFRVLQGPHGWMLRDIAAPNTAMAKVSVAIQHIRKDFADPIRVETLASKAAMSVSAFHRHFKSITTLSPLQYQKRVRLLQARTLMMTNPGSVSSAAFEVGYESVSQFTRDYTRVFGLPPARDTARIQAELSPLRADRAIQVR, from the coding sequence ATGTTGGCCAAGGACGCACTACTGAAAGAGCTGCGACGTCTGGCTTCGAAGGCAGAGAACCGCATGACTGAAACAGGCATTCCCCGGGTCTCGATGATTCAGGGGGATGTTCCCAAGCATTTGCTGGCCGCCGTATACGCGCCCATGGTCAACCTCATTTTGCAGGGCAGCAAAGCAATGACCGTTGGCGAACGTACTTTGCGCTATGACCCGGCCACGTACTTTGTGATGTCAGTCGATTTGCCCGCCGTGGGTACCTTGCATCCCGCATCGACCGGGGAGCCGTACCTTGCTGTCAGCCTGACACTCGATCCGACGGTGCTTTCCACATTGATATCTGATTTGCCCAAAAGCACCGAGATCTTCGAAGACAACGCAGGGTTTTCAGTTGCAGCCGTTACGCCGAAATTGATGGATGCGTGGGTGCGGATGTTGGGCTTGATGGAGACGCCTGATGAGGTCGCGGCCTTGGCCCCGATCTACGAGCGTGAAATTCTCTTTCGGGTGTTACAAGGGCCTCACGGCTGGATGTTACGAGACATCGCTGCGCCGAACACCGCTATGGCCAAGGTCAGTGTGGCGATTCAGCACATACGCAAAGACTTTGCCGATCCTATCCGCGTAGAGACCCTTGCCAGCAAAGCCGCCATGAGCGTGTCGGCGTTTCATCGCCACTTCAAATCCATCACTACTCTAAGTCCATTGCAGTATCAGAAGCGAGTTCGGTTACTCCAGGCGCGAACCCTCATGATGACCAACCCCGGCAGCGTCAGCAGCGCCGCTTTCGAAGTGGGCTATGAAAGTGTCAGCCAGTTTACCCGTGACTACACGCGTGTTTTCGGTCTGCCGCCTGCGCGAGATACCGCCAGAATTCAAGCCGAACTCAGCCCGCTCAGAGCCGATCGAGCGATTCAGGTGCGATAG
- a CDS encoding SDR family NAD(P)-dependent oxidoreductase, which translates to MKLEGKIAVVTGASKGIGAGIAKALAAQGATVVINYASSKPEADAVVAFIQEKGGTAIAVQADMSKGADVSRLFETVATEFGTLDILVNNAGVAVFQMIKDLTEDAFHHQFNVNVLGYLLAVREAVKLFDGKGSVINISSILSTDPYLASSVYSATKGAVDTLTFALARELGAKGIRVNSILPGHTNTPLTKGNFDGEFGEKLIAGTPLGRFGEPEDIAPLAVFLASEDSHWVTGESIRASGGVRGVGY; encoded by the coding sequence ATGAAACTTGAAGGAAAGATTGCCGTTGTCACCGGCGCCTCCAAAGGTATCGGCGCGGGGATCGCAAAAGCGTTAGCCGCGCAAGGCGCTACGGTGGTTATCAATTACGCTTCAAGCAAGCCGGAGGCAGACGCAGTTGTTGCTTTCATCCAGGAAAAAGGCGGCACAGCCATCGCGGTTCAAGCGGACATGAGCAAAGGCGCTGATGTATCGCGCTTGTTCGAAACTGTTGCCACTGAGTTCGGCACACTGGATATCCTGGTGAATAACGCAGGTGTTGCGGTGTTTCAGATGATTAAGGACCTTACCGAGGACGCGTTCCATCATCAATTCAATGTCAACGTTCTGGGCTATCTGCTAGCAGTCCGTGAGGCGGTGAAACTGTTTGACGGCAAGGGCAGCGTTATCAATATCAGCTCTATCCTGAGCACCGATCCGTACTTGGCATCGAGCGTCTATTCGGCAACCAAGGGGGCTGTGGACACGTTGACCTTTGCCTTGGCGCGCGAACTCGGCGCGAAAGGCATCCGCGTCAATTCTATCCTGCCCGGTCACACCAATACGCCGCTCACCAAAGGCAATTTCGACGGTGAGTTCGGTGAAAAACTGATCGCCGGCACGCCGCTAGGCCGCTTTGGCGAGCCAGAAGATATCGCGCCTTTGGCCGTGTTCCTGGCGTCCGAGGACTCGCACTGGGTGACGGGTGAATCGATCCGGGCATCGGGTGGCGTGCGTGGAGTTGGTTACTAA
- a CDS encoding transporter substrate-binding domain-containing protein, with product MSVKVLLSMAVATAFSASALAADWTVGANVGNVPWEFQDAKGDIVGFEVDVVKEVAKRAGKTVEFVNIPFNGLFSAVQSKRADIAISSITITPKRLESVGFAQPYYDSDQSLSVLTKSGIKGLADMSGKVVGVDTGSTGDMWAAQHQGEYKFKDISRYEGLSPAMLDLASGRMDGYISDIPAVLYYIKDKPQYAVVARIPTGEKYSLMHAKGWAEGERVNTIISEMKKDGVIADLHKKWFGAAAADDSSTVKVVDVPK from the coding sequence ATGAGCGTGAAAGTACTTTTGAGCATGGCTGTGGCCACTGCGTTTTCGGCCTCGGCACTGGCTGCCGATTGGACCGTCGGTGCCAACGTCGGCAACGTCCCTTGGGAGTTCCAGGACGCCAAGGGCGACATCGTCGGTTTCGAAGTCGATGTGGTGAAGGAAGTGGCCAAGCGCGCCGGCAAGACCGTGGAATTCGTCAACATTCCGTTCAACGGTCTGTTCAGCGCCGTGCAGTCCAAGCGGGCGGACATCGCCATTTCTTCGATCACCATCACCCCCAAACGCCTGGAATCGGTCGGGTTCGCCCAGCCGTACTACGACAGCGACCAGTCGCTCTCGGTGCTGACCAAGTCCGGCATCAAGGGCCTGGCCGACATGAGCGGCAAGGTGGTGGGCGTGGACACCGGTTCGACCGGCGACATGTGGGCCGCCCAGCACCAGGGTGAGTACAAGTTCAAGGACATCTCGCGCTACGAAGGGTTGTCGCCGGCCATGCTCGACCTGGCGTCCGGGCGCATGGACGGCTACATCAGCGACATTCCCGCCGTGCTCTATTACATCAAGGACAAGCCGCAGTATGCCGTGGTCGCGCGCATCCCCACCGGCGAGAAGTACTCACTGATGCACGCCAAGGGCTGGGCCGAAGGCGAACGCGTGAACACGATCATCAGCGAGATGAAAAAAGACGGCGTGATCGCCGACCTGCACAAGAAGTGGTTCGGTGCAGCCGCCGCAGACGATTCCAGCACCGTGAAGGTCGTCGACGTACCCAAGTAA
- a CDS encoding amino acid ABC transporter permease, whose amino-acid sequence MELLHTFFNWDVFVDALPLMLRGLGVTILLGVVSIVLGLVGGLLLAMLRLYGYTPVRWLARVYIDVLRSIPLLVLLVLIYYALPFVGIRLSSFAAAAAALSLVSCAYSAEIFRSGIEAIPKGQFEAAASQGMSFLNTMRDVILPQAMRIVLPPMTSNCINVMKDTALASVVAMPDLLKQATQAQALSANPTPLVGAAIMYLLLLLPLVQLVSWVQRRNGNGGKRA is encoded by the coding sequence ATGGAGTTGCTACACACTTTCTTCAACTGGGACGTGTTCGTCGATGCGCTGCCGTTGATGCTGCGCGGCCTTGGCGTGACCATCCTGCTGGGCGTGGTGAGTATCGTGCTGGGCCTGGTCGGCGGGTTGCTGCTGGCCATGCTCAGGCTGTATGGCTACACCCCCGTGCGCTGGCTGGCGCGGGTCTACATCGACGTGCTGCGCTCGATCCCGCTGCTGGTGCTGCTGGTGCTGATCTACTATGCCTTGCCCTTTGTCGGCATTCGGCTGTCGTCCTTCGCCGCTGCGGCGGCCGCGCTGTCGCTGGTGTCGTGTGCCTACTCGGCGGAGATATTCCGCTCCGGCATCGAGGCCATTCCCAAGGGGCAGTTCGAAGCGGCGGCCTCCCAGGGCATGAGTTTCCTCAACACCATGCGCGACGTGATCCTGCCCCAGGCCATGCGTATCGTTCTGCCGCCGATGACCAGCAACTGCATCAACGTCATGAAGGACACCGCCCTGGCTTCGGTGGTGGCCATGCCCGACCTGCTCAAGCAGGCCACCCAGGCCCAGGCGCTGTCGGCCAATCCAACACCGCTGGTGGGGGCGGCGATCATGTACCTGTTGTTGTTGCTGCCCCTGGTGCAACTGGTCAGCTGGGTCCAGCGGCGCAACGGCAACGGAGGCAAGCGCGCATGA
- a CDS encoding amino acid ABC transporter ATP-binding protein → MSNVIEIERLDKFYGPFQALTDINLTVAQGEVVVILGPSGSGKSTMIRCINLLEPYQSGDIRVSGQRVENGAKLAGIRCEVGMVFQNFNLYPHLTVLANVALAPVRVRGMNRRDAQARARLLLEKVGMASHADKYPSQLSGGQQQRVAIARTMAMEPRVILFDEPTSALDPEMVGEVLDVMQNLARSGVTMIVVTHEMGFARKVADRVIFMETGRIIEQNAPQAFFTAPQEPRTQAFLQAILHH, encoded by the coding sequence ATGAGCAACGTCATCGAGATCGAACGGCTGGACAAGTTCTACGGACCTTTCCAGGCCCTCACCGATATCAACCTGACCGTCGCCCAGGGCGAGGTGGTGGTGATCCTCGGTCCGTCGGGGTCGGGCAAGTCCACAATGATTCGCTGCATCAACCTGCTCGAACCCTATCAGAGCGGTGACATCCGGGTGTCCGGGCAGCGCGTGGAAAACGGCGCCAAGCTCGCCGGCATCCGCTGCGAAGTGGGCATGGTCTTTCAGAACTTCAACCTCTATCCCCACCTCACGGTGCTGGCCAATGTGGCCCTGGCACCGGTGCGGGTGCGCGGCATGAACCGACGCGATGCCCAGGCCCGCGCGCGGCTGCTGCTGGAAAAGGTCGGCATGGCCAGCCACGCCGACAAGTACCCCAGTCAATTGTCCGGAGGCCAGCAGCAACGGGTCGCGATTGCCCGGACCATGGCCATGGAGCCGCGAGTGATCCTGTTCGACGAACCCACCTCGGCACTGGACCCGGAGATGGTCGGCGAAGTGCTCGACGTGATGCAGAACCTGGCTCGCTCCGGTGTGACCATGATCGTGGTGACCCACGAGATGGGCTTCGCGCGCAAGGTCGCCGACCGGGTGATCTTCATGGAAACCGGCCGCATCATCGAACAGAACGCTCCGCAGGCATTCTTCACTGCGCCGCAGGAACCGCGAACCCAGGCGTTCCTGCAGGCCATCCTGCATCACTGA
- a CDS encoding cysteine desulfurase-like protein, with product MTALDIDYVRRQFPALADGYGYLDNAGGSAVLKPVAERISHYLLNHAVQLGASYAPSVQAGEKVLEARASVAQLINARYSEECVMAGSTTLLLQLLARAIAPSIGAGDEIIVTHSDHEANIGPWQRLCEERGATLRVWSVDPSSLELELQDLQALLGPRTRYVAMTHASNILGSVNPVAQVAERVHACGAKLVVDAVAYAPHRLVDVQASGADYYVFSFYKVFGPHFAVLWGKRELLLELPSLNHFFIGQEVLPYKLQPGNVNYELSYGCMGISDYLLDIGRRLGGEGSERQIMQAAFDAFEVQENVLAEILLGYLRESDGVRIIGKPRVTAGDRVPTISFVVEGVQSEAIVRRVDAARIGIRFGDFYARHLIEALGLAPQGGVVRVSIAHYNTVDEMTRLVECLAHAIADLRPR from the coding sequence TTGACTGCCCTCGATATCGACTACGTTCGTCGCCAATTCCCTGCACTCGCCGACGGCTACGGCTACCTGGACAATGCTGGCGGTTCGGCAGTGCTCAAGCCAGTGGCCGAGCGCATCAGCCACTATTTGCTCAACCATGCCGTGCAGTTGGGCGCCTCCTACGCGCCGTCGGTGCAGGCCGGTGAGAAGGTGCTCGAAGCCCGTGCCTCGGTGGCCCAGCTGATCAATGCTCGCTACTCGGAAGAGTGCGTGATGGCCGGCTCGACCACGCTGCTGCTGCAATTGCTGGCACGGGCGATTGCACCCTCGATCGGGGCGGGCGACGAGATCATCGTCACCCACAGCGATCACGAAGCCAACATCGGCCCTTGGCAGCGTCTGTGCGAAGAGCGCGGGGCCACGTTGCGCGTGTGGTCGGTGGATCCGTCCAGTCTGGAGCTGGAACTGCAGGACCTCCAAGCCCTGCTGGGACCGCGCACCCGTTACGTGGCGATGACCCACGCGTCGAACATTCTGGGCAGCGTCAACCCGGTCGCGCAGGTCGCCGAGCGCGTGCATGCCTGCGGTGCGAAGCTGGTGGTGGACGCCGTGGCGTACGCGCCGCACCGTCTGGTGGACGTGCAGGCCAGTGGCGCCGACTACTACGTCTTCAGTTTCTACAAGGTCTTCGGTCCCCATTTCGCCGTGCTGTGGGGCAAGCGCGAGCTGTTGCTGGAGTTGCCCAGCCTCAACCATTTCTTCATCGGCCAGGAGGTGCTGCCGTACAAACTGCAGCCGGGCAACGTCAACTACGAGTTGTCCTATGGCTGCATGGGCATCAGCGACTACCTGCTGGACATCGGCCGCCGCCTGGGCGGCGAGGGCAGCGAGCGACAGATCATGCAGGCAGCCTTCGATGCGTTCGAAGTGCAGGAGAACGTGCTGGCCGAGATCCTTTTGGGCTATCTGCGCGAGTCGGACGGCGTGCGCATCATCGGCAAGCCGCGCGTCACCGCAGGTGACCGGGTGCCTACCATCAGTTTCGTGGTCGAGGGCGTGCAGTCCGAAGCGATCGTGCGTCGCGTCGATGCCGCGCGAATCGGCATCCGTTTTGGTGACTTCTACGCCCGTCACTTGATCGAAGCACTGGGCCTGGCGCCTCAGGGCGGGGTGGTGCGTGTTTCCATCGCGCACTACAACACCGTCGACGAAATGACCCGGCTGGTGGAATGCCTGGCCCACGCCATCGCAGATTTGCGTCCCCGCTGA
- a CDS encoding MurR/RpiR family transcriptional regulator produces MPLPHTLEELRSAIAVGQDKLTARMRDAAQYVIEHPHDVALNTVAALAARSQIPASAFIRLAQALGYGGFSDLQRVCKAPLEKAGQGSFKERIRHYRGEQLLDDPTDVGAMLGAFSRANIVSLEHLAEGQQVQALEQSIALLQQARTTFVVGMRRSFPMAAYLSYALSRVGRRAVHISGLGGSLREQVGALHGDDVLVAVSFPPYAQETIDACNQAVAAGTPIVAITDSLLSPIGQCAAVMIEVDDAELLGFRSLTAAFCVAQTLAMGLAFGDGRDHEALKDIDC; encoded by the coding sequence ATGCCATTACCGCACACCCTTGAAGAGCTGCGCAGCGCCATCGCCGTCGGCCAGGACAAACTCACCGCGCGCATGCGCGATGCCGCGCAGTACGTGATCGAGCATCCCCATGACGTGGCGCTCAACACGGTCGCCGCCCTGGCCGCGCGTTCGCAGATTCCCGCTTCGGCCTTCATTCGTCTGGCCCAGGCCTTGGGCTATGGTGGCTTCAGCGACCTGCAGCGCGTGTGCAAGGCGCCGTTGGAAAAGGCCGGGCAGGGCAGCTTCAAGGAACGTATCCGTCACTACCGCGGCGAGCAACTGCTGGACGATCCGACCGACGTGGGCGCGATGCTGGGCGCCTTCAGCCGGGCCAATATCGTCTCCCTCGAACATCTCGCCGAAGGGCAGCAGGTGCAGGCACTGGAACAGTCCATCGCCCTGCTGCAACAGGCGCGAACCACCTTCGTGGTCGGCATGCGCCGCTCGTTTCCCATGGCCGCGTACCTGAGCTATGCCTTGAGCCGGGTGGGCCGCCGTGCCGTGCACATCAGCGGCCTGGGCGGCAGCCTGCGCGAGCAGGTGGGGGCGCTGCATGGCGACGACGTGCTGGTGGCCGTCAGCTTTCCGCCCTATGCCCAGGAAACCATCGACGCCTGCAATCAGGCAGTCGCGGCCGGCACGCCGATCGTGGCCATCACTGACAGCCTGCTGAGCCCGATCGGCCAGTGCGCTGCGGTGATGATCGAAGTCGACGACGCCGAGCTGCTCGGTTTCCGCTCGCTGACCGCAGCGTTCTGCGTCGCCCAGACTCTGGCCATGGGCCTGGCCTTCGGTGATGGCCGCGACCATGAAGCCCTGAAAGACATCGACTGCTGA
- a CDS encoding allantoinase PuuE, protein MTFPLRDLVGYGQQRPQGTWPNGARLAISLVINYEEGSERSLAMGDPDQESMTEWGSYQFPDGVRNLAMESMYEYGSRVGIWRILEILQKANVPSTFHACAVAFEQNPDVARAAVELGHEVCSHGYRWEEVFRLTEEQEREHIRLAIESFQRTCGKRPVGWYCRYGASVRTRRLVAEEGGFLYDSDAYNDDVPYFVDLEGKRHLVVPYTSDVNDFRYWNSPGLSQASDFLEYMKESFEVLHEESANGLRMMSVGLHPRMVGRPGRVRALQKFIEYAQGHEGVWFATREQIAQAWLERDAAGACTPL, encoded by the coding sequence GTGACATTCCCCCTCAGAGATCTGGTCGGCTATGGCCAGCAACGTCCCCAAGGTACTTGGCCCAATGGTGCCCGACTGGCGATCAGTCTGGTCATCAACTACGAGGAAGGCTCCGAGCGCTCCCTGGCCATGGGTGATCCCGATCAGGAAAGCATGACCGAATGGGGCAGCTATCAGTTTCCCGACGGCGTGCGCAACCTGGCCATGGAATCGATGTACGAATACGGCTCGCGGGTCGGCATCTGGCGGATTCTGGAGATCTTGCAGAAGGCCAACGTGCCGTCCACCTTCCATGCCTGCGCGGTGGCGTTCGAACAGAATCCAGACGTGGCTCGCGCTGCGGTCGAGCTGGGCCATGAGGTGTGCAGCCATGGCTATCGCTGGGAGGAAGTGTTCCGCCTCACCGAGGAGCAGGAGCGCGAGCACATCCGTCTGGCCATCGAATCCTTCCAGCGCACCTGCGGCAAGCGCCCGGTGGGCTGGTACTGCCGCTATGGCGCGAGCGTGCGGACCCGTCGCCTGGTGGCCGAGGAGGGCGGGTTCCTCTACGACTCGGACGCCTACAACGATGACGTGCCGTACTTCGTCGACTTGGAAGGCAAACGCCACCTGGTGGTGCCGTACACCAGCGACGTCAACGATTTCCGTTACTGGAATTCACCGGGCCTTTCCCAGGCTTCGGATTTTCTCGAGTACATGAAGGAAAGCTTCGAGGTGCTGCACGAGGAGTCCGCGAATGGCTTGCGCATGATGTCCGTCGGCCTGCACCCGCGCATGGTCGGCCGCCCAGGCCGGGTGCGCGCCCTGCAGAAGTTCATCGAATACGCCCAGGGCCACGAAGGCGTCTGGTTCGCCACCCGCGAACAGATCGCCCAGGCCTGGCTGGAACGCGATGCCGCTGGAGCGTGCACCCCCCTGTAG
- the hydA gene encoding dihydropyrimidinase, with product MQPFDTVIRNARVVTAADTFTSDIGIRDGRIAALALDLPPGLEEIDAAGRHVTPGGIDSHVHLDQPTGDGSVMADDFFSGTVSAACGGTTTVIPFACQQKGETLRAAVDDYHRRAGDKPVIDYAFHLIVTDPTPEVLREELPALIAEGYTSFKIYMTYDALKLGDREILETLSVARREGAMVMLHAENSDCIAWLTERLLAAGLSAPRYHASSRPMLVEREATHRAIALAELVDVPILIVHVSGREAVEQIRWAQSHGLKVYAETCPQYLFLTADSLGCDDSFEGAKCICSPPPRDAANQQVIWDGLENGSFEIFSSDHAPFRYGGPDGKRAHGEDASFDKIANGIPGVETRLALLWSEGVRTGRITPQSFVALTSTNAAKMYGLYPRKGSIAIGADADLVIWDEGQSVSISNEMLHHNVDYTPYAGMQLSAWPAITLSRGDVVWDGEPSGEAGRGRFLPCERPAPAQVRRRKTELPL from the coding sequence ATGCAACCTTTCGATACGGTTATTCGCAACGCCCGCGTGGTCACTGCTGCAGACACCTTTACCAGCGACATCGGCATTCGTGACGGGCGCATTGCCGCCCTGGCGCTGGACCTGCCCCCAGGCCTCGAGGAAATCGATGCCGCAGGCCGGCATGTGACCCCGGGGGGCATCGACAGCCATGTGCACCTGGATCAGCCCACCGGCGACGGCTCGGTCATGGCCGATGACTTCTTCAGCGGCACGGTGTCGGCCGCCTGCGGCGGAACCACTACGGTGATTCCGTTCGCTTGCCAGCAGAAGGGCGAAACCCTGCGCGCGGCGGTGGACGACTACCATCGCCGTGCCGGCGACAAACCGGTGATCGACTACGCCTTCCACCTGATCGTCACCGACCCCACGCCCGAAGTGTTGCGTGAAGAACTGCCCGCGCTGATTGCCGAAGGCTACACCTCGTTCAAGATCTACATGACCTACGACGCCCTGAAACTGGGTGATCGGGAAATTCTCGAAACCCTCTCAGTGGCGCGCCGCGAGGGCGCCATGGTCATGCTGCATGCCGAGAACAGCGACTGCATCGCCTGGCTCACCGAGCGGCTGCTGGCGGCCGGGCTCAGCGCGCCGCGCTACCATGCCAGCTCGCGGCCGATGCTGGTGGAGCGTGAGGCCACCCATCGCGCCATTGCCCTGGCCGAACTGGTGGACGTGCCCATCCTCATTGTCCACGTGTCGGGCCGCGAGGCCGTGGAGCAGATCCGCTGGGCGCAGAGCCACGGCTTGAAGGTGTACGCCGAAACCTGCCCGCAGTACCTGTTCCTGACCGCTGATTCGCTGGGCTGCGACGACAGTTTCGAAGGTGCCAAGTGCATCTGCAGCCCACCGCCGCGCGATGCCGCCAACCAGCAAGTGATCTGGGATGGGCTGGAAAACGGCTCGTTCGAGATCTTCTCGTCCGACCATGCGCCGTTTCGCTACGGCGGCCCCGATGGCAAGCGCGCCCACGGCGAGGACGCCTCGTTCGACAAGATCGCCAACGGCATTCCCGGCGTCGAGACGCGCTTGGCACTGTTGTGGTCCGAAGGCGTGCGCACCGGCCGCATCACCCCGCAGAGCTTCGTCGCGCTGACGTCGACCAACGCGGCGAAGATGTACGGCCTGTACCCGCGCAAGGGCAGTATCGCTATTGGCGCGGATGCCGATCTGGTGATCTGGGATGAAGGGCAGTCGGTGTCGATCAGCAACGAGATGCTGCATCACAACGTCGACTACACACCCTACGCCGGCATGCAGCTGAGCGCCTGGCCGGCCATAACGCTGTCGCGCGGCGATGTGGTGTGGGATGGCGAGCCCAGCGGCGAAGCGGGCCGTGGCCGGTTTCTGCCGTGCGAGCGTCCGGCCCCGGCGCAGGTCCGCCGGCGCAAGACCGAGTTGCCGCTGTGA
- a CDS encoding fumarylacetoacetate hydrolase family protein yields the protein MASPAAKRAVAGFCRASVRPRRRSAGARPSCRCEHCAAGGSQPFVKPLNSLSWVARHAAAVDNPLRAGDLIATGSWTGIRWVAMGARVEVEFAQLGQAGLFG from the coding sequence ATGGCGAGCCCAGCGGCGAAGCGGGCCGTGGCCGGTTTCTGCCGTGCGAGCGTCCGGCCCCGGCGCAGGTCCGCCGGCGCAAGACCGAGTTGCCGCTGTGAACACTGTGCAGCAGGTGGCAGCCAGCCGTTCGTCAAACCATTGAACTCCCTGTCCTGGGTGGCACGGCATGCCGCCGCAGTGGACAATCCACTGCGCGCTGGCGATCTGATCGCGACCGGGAGCTGGACCGGGATTCGGTGGGTGGCTATGGGTGCCAGGGTAGAAGTGGAGTTTGCCCAGCTCGGGCAGGCAGGGCTGTTTGGTTGA